One stretch of Clupea harengus chromosome 2, Ch_v2.0.2, whole genome shotgun sequence DNA includes these proteins:
- the rbm44 gene encoding RNA-binding protein 44 isoform X4 yields MLCRSLFDLVNSSYCLDLDDKRLLTWYCNLSNEERDIIREEGGLYQFLLRHPALDVAKKIKTVHVKPQIRRAGVEMSSQLNKSRMPTFYGVSQCKKCGTSCPSGSETCRPCFVPPPVVEERMHLPGPKREPAAIQYVPGNRGFGVWGGNIHSAPGDQVSQDSFQSALDNSHASLASADPRGSTGSQAQHLFKERREGRSSAAVSTSRDTSAQASFSLDVELERHRSQMAQGASPPAYPVHQAEFWTSSVTDNRSYMDLAQEQPPEYYSFNSTRFDQTSAEWMANGSQSAEQASVDSFVAAGGSTENSRTTSSAGLFPSEVSVSCHSCPSECSSLNATADESLRLEPRDEFHSVMEESVNPEPWLICSSPGEKPHVSPYQKPHVDLHVKLGVGKGQQTPRKEEQSVAASFIPVSPDKSGVKLPVSAAPRPTTVTQAVDASGDFRACFTSTKECEAAPSTTDASTEMDSPMCLEQDTQTIQPSTAEKSVITEVYIADLDYLTKEFLRLKSVEEELELLKANQLKPNRKCGCESGQRLKHAELKLLALQYAMCQEHCWRRYYTSGHVEESKLHCAGEVPGSLAETLHALDQDYNQMRRQVLSGAALDELTPLSVDTHRLNTEARYTPAQKMNGCLEDEVPLESTGASQVLQKETDTEMGSLGVDKAERPGRNITSKKGALGQPGVSLTQSGGVKSSKVVSVKTHKSDSSHGSYRPGGPKERGNVEAWYDAEEDLGPAGRGLKEERLRKVIESERNGEMGDDNDDDDGRKMSFSCLLSIADLPDDVTEDDLLLVFEKYHPREVCFTMSSKSRTASVTVSSPEDAEAAVQDLRGTIVHGQSIQVRRAGTLPAAGPEGDHAFKKPDTPRPAPSGDVPKLGSVKKSPPYNMSPKPLRCRIEKLVNVSDVPTATGTYVPQQPPANTTTMGSFDTLMARLSERHPELGRQKILEALLELRAQHRGFLSGLPLRTIVEMTTELLTTQASGSK; encoded by the exons ATGCTCTGCAG GTCCTTGTTTGATTTAGTAAACTCTTCATATTGCCTGGATCTAGATGACAAGAGGTTGTTGACGTGGTACTGCAATCTATCAAATGAGGAGAGGGATATAATCCGGG AAGAGGGAGGTCTTTATCAGTTTCTTCTGAGGCATCCTGCTCTTGATGTAGCTAAGAAGATAAAAACAGTCCATGTGAAGC CACAGATAAGGAGAGCTGGGGTGGAAATGTCTTCACAATTGAACAA ATCCAGAATGCCAACATTTTATGGAGTATCTCAGTGTAAGAAGTGTGGAACAAGTTGTCCCTCAGGTTCTGAAACATGCAGACCCTGTTTTGTTCCTCCACCAGTGGTCGAGGAGAGGATGCATTTACCAG GCCCAAAGAGGGAGCCTGCTGCAATACAATATGTGCCAGGCAACAGGGGCTTTGGGGTCTGGGGTGGCAACATCCATAGTGCTCCTGGTGACCAAGTGTCTCAGGACAGCTTCCAGTCCGCTTTGGACAACAGCCATGCCTCGCTTGCCTCTGCCGATCCGAGAGGAAGCACAGGCTCCCAGGCGCAGCATCTCTTCAAGGAGCGGCGAGAGGGACGGAGCAGCGCAGCCGTCAGCACATCCAGAGACACGTCGGCGCAGGCCAGCTTCTCCCTGGACGTGGAGCTGGAGCGGCACAGGTCGCAGATGGCCCAGGGCGCTTCCCCTCCAGCCTACCCCGTCCACCAAGCGGAGTTCTGGACGAGTTCTGTGACGGACAACAGGAGCTATATGGACCTTGCGCAGGAGCAGCCCCCGGAGTACTACAGCTTCAACAGCACCAGGTTTGACCAAACGTCAGCCGAGTGGATGGCAAACGGCAGCCAGTCTGCCGAGCAGGCTAGTGTGGACTCGTTCGTGGCCGCAGGGGGCAGCACAGAGAATAGCCGGACGACATCCAGCGCTGGGTTGTTCCCTTCTGAAGTCTCAGTGTCCTGCCACAGCTGCCCCTCAGAGTGCTCCAGCCTGAACGCCACTGCCGACGAGAGCCTGCGGCTCGAGCCCAGAGACGAGTTTCATAGCGTCATGGAGGAGTCGGTCAACCCGGAGCCGTGGCTCATCTGCTCAAGCCCTGGAGAGAAACCTCATGTTTCCCCATATCAGAAACCACATGTGGATCTGCATGTGAAGCTGGGCGTTGGAAAGGGCCAGCAAACCCCAAGGAAAGAGGAGCAGTCGGTGGCTGCGTCCTTCATACCAGTCAGTCCAGATAAGTCTGGAGTCAAGCTGCCAGTATCAGCTGCACCCCGTCCTACCACTGTGACCCAGGCTGTAGATGCCAGTGGCGACTTCCGAGCTTGTTTCACATCTACGAAGGAGTGTGAAGCCGCCCCGAGCACCACGGACGCCTCCACTGAGATGGACTCTCCCATGTGCCTTGAACAAGACACCCAGACCATACAGCCCTCCACTGCTGAGAAGAGTGTCATCACAGAGGTCTACATAGCAGATCTCGACTACCTGACTAAG GAGTTTTTGAGGCTGAAGTCAGTGGaagaggagctggagctgctgaagGCCAATCAGCTGAAGCCCAACAGGAAATG TGGGTGTGAGAGTGGACAGAGGTTGAAGCATGCAGAGCTGAAGCTGCTGGCTCTGCAGTATGCCATGTGCCAGGAACACTGCTGGAGGAGATACTACACCTCTGGACACGTGGAGGAGAGTAAGCTGCACTG CGCTGGTGAGGTCCCTGGGAGCTTAGCTGAAACTCTGCACGCCCTTGATCAGGATTATAACCAGATGAGGCGGCAGGTGCTGTCAGGGGCCGCTCTGGATGAgttaacccctctctctgtggacaCCCACCGGCTCAACACAGAGGCACGGTACACTCCAGCACAG AAAATGAATGGATGTCTAGAAGACGAGGTTCCGCTTGA ATCAACAGGTGCATCACAAGTGCTTCAAAAAGAAACAGATACAGAAATGGGTTCACTTGGAGTGGATAAAGCAGAAAGGCCAGGCAGAAATATAACATCCAAAAAG GGTGCACTAGGCCAGCCTGGagtgtctctcacacagtcaGGTGGTGTTAAAAGTTCCAAGGTGGTTTCTGTGAAGACCCATAAATCAGACTCGTCCCATGGATCCTACAGACCTG GTGGTCCTAAGGAGCGCGGAAATGTTGAGGCCTGGTATGATGCAGAAGAGGATCTTGGGCCTGCTGGCCGAGGCCTGAAAGAGGAGCGGCTCAGAAAAGTGATAGAAAGTGAGAGGAACGGGGAAA TGggagatgataatgatgatgatgatggcaggAAGATGAGTTTTAGCTGCCTCCTGTCTATTGCTGACCTCCCTGACGATGTAACGGAG gACGATCTGTTGCTTGTATTTGAGAAATATCATCCGAGGGAAGTTTGCTTCACAATGTCAAGCAAATCCAG GACTGCCAGCGTGACGGTGAGCTCTCCTGAAGATGccgaggcggcagtgcaagacCTCCGCGGCACAATCGTCCACGGACAGTCCATCCAGGTGAGGCGTGCCGGGACACTACCTGCTGCAGGCCCCGAGGGGGACCACGCCTTCAAGAAGCCCGACACCCCCAGACCAGCACCCTCAGGAGACGTGCCCAAGCTTGGCAGTGTGAAGAAGAGCCCTCCATATAACATGTCACCCAAA CCTCTTCGCTGCCGTATAGAAAAGCTGGTGAACGTCAGCGACGTGCCCACAGCCACGGGCACCTACGTGCCACAGCAGCCCCccgccaacaccaccaccatggGCAGCTTCGACACGCTGATGGCTCGGCTGTCGGAGCGCCACCCGGAGCTGGGCCGCCAGAAGATCCTGGAGGCGCTGCTGGAGCTGCGGGCTCAACACCGCGGCTTCCTCAGCGGCCTGCCACTGCGCACCATCGTGGAGATGACCACCGAGCTTCTCACCACCCAGGCCTCGGGCTCAAAGTGA
- the rbm44 gene encoding RNA-binding protein 44 isoform X3, which yields MWFFEPMPQAELIVTGVPWPYIPFYNQYHDGNAIYNSEYPYLSTNVAKKFMLCRSLFDLVNSSYCLDLDDKRLLTWYCNLSNEERDIIREEGGLYQFLLRHPALDVAKKIKTVHVKPQIRRAGVEMSSQLNKSRMPTFYGVSQCKKCGTSCPSGSETCRPCFVPPPVVEERMHLPGPKREPAAIQYVPGNRGFGVWGGNIHSAPGDQVSQDSFQSALDNSHASLASADPRGSTGSQAQHLFKERREGRSSAAVSTSRDTSAQASFSLDVELERHRSQMAQGASPPAYPVHQAEFWTSSVTDNRSYMDLAQEQPPEYYSFNSTRFDQTSAEWMANGSQSAEQASVDSFVAAGGSTENSRTTSSAGLFPSEVSVSCHSCPSECSSLNATADESLRLEPRDEFHSVMEESVNPEPWLICSSPGEKPHVSPYQKPHVDLHVKLGVGKGQQTPRKEEQSVAASFIPVSPDKSGVKLPVSAAPRPTTVTQAVDASGDFRACFTSTKECEAAPSTTDASTEMDSPMCLEQDTQTIQPSTAEKSVITEVYIADLDYLTKEFLRLKSVEEELELLKANQLKPNRKCGCESGQRLKHAELKLLALQYAMCQEHCWRRYYTSGHVEESKLHCAGEVPGSLAETLHALDQDYNQMRRQVLSGAALDELTPLSVDTHRLNTEARYTPAQKMNGCLEDEVPLESTGASQVLQKETDTEMGSLGVDKAERPGRNITSKKGALGQPGVSLTQSGGVKSSKVVSVKTHKSDSSHGSYRPGGPKERGNVEAWYDAEEDLGPAGRGLKEERLRKVIEMGDDNDDDDGRKMSFSCLLSIADLPDDVTEDDLLLVFEKYHPREVCFTMSSKSRTASVTVSSPEDAEAAVQDLRGTIVHGQSIQVRRAGTLPAAGPEGDHAFKKPDTPRPAPSGDVPKLGSVKKSPPYNMSPKPLRCRIEKLVNVSDVPTATGTYVPQQPPANTTTMGSFDTLMARLSERHPELGRQKILEALLELRAQHRGFLSGLPLRTIVEMTTELLTTQASGSK from the exons ATGTGGTTTTTCGAACCGATGCCACAAGCAGAATTAATCGTCACGGGGGTACCGTGGCCGTACATTCCATTTTACAACCAATACCATGATGGCAATG CTATCTACAACTCTGAGTATCCCTACTTGTCCACAAATGTTGCTAAGAAGTTTATGCTCTGCAG GTCCTTGTTTGATTTAGTAAACTCTTCATATTGCCTGGATCTAGATGACAAGAGGTTGTTGACGTGGTACTGCAATCTATCAAATGAGGAGAGGGATATAATCCGGG AAGAGGGAGGTCTTTATCAGTTTCTTCTGAGGCATCCTGCTCTTGATGTAGCTAAGAAGATAAAAACAGTCCATGTGAAGC CACAGATAAGGAGAGCTGGGGTGGAAATGTCTTCACAATTGAACAA ATCCAGAATGCCAACATTTTATGGAGTATCTCAGTGTAAGAAGTGTGGAACAAGTTGTCCCTCAGGTTCTGAAACATGCAGACCCTGTTTTGTTCCTCCACCAGTGGTCGAGGAGAGGATGCATTTACCAG GCCCAAAGAGGGAGCCTGCTGCAATACAATATGTGCCAGGCAACAGGGGCTTTGGGGTCTGGGGTGGCAACATCCATAGTGCTCCTGGTGACCAAGTGTCTCAGGACAGCTTCCAGTCCGCTTTGGACAACAGCCATGCCTCGCTTGCCTCTGCCGATCCGAGAGGAAGCACAGGCTCCCAGGCGCAGCATCTCTTCAAGGAGCGGCGAGAGGGACGGAGCAGCGCAGCCGTCAGCACATCCAGAGACACGTCGGCGCAGGCCAGCTTCTCCCTGGACGTGGAGCTGGAGCGGCACAGGTCGCAGATGGCCCAGGGCGCTTCCCCTCCAGCCTACCCCGTCCACCAAGCGGAGTTCTGGACGAGTTCTGTGACGGACAACAGGAGCTATATGGACCTTGCGCAGGAGCAGCCCCCGGAGTACTACAGCTTCAACAGCACCAGGTTTGACCAAACGTCAGCCGAGTGGATGGCAAACGGCAGCCAGTCTGCCGAGCAGGCTAGTGTGGACTCGTTCGTGGCCGCAGGGGGCAGCACAGAGAATAGCCGGACGACATCCAGCGCTGGGTTGTTCCCTTCTGAAGTCTCAGTGTCCTGCCACAGCTGCCCCTCAGAGTGCTCCAGCCTGAACGCCACTGCCGACGAGAGCCTGCGGCTCGAGCCCAGAGACGAGTTTCATAGCGTCATGGAGGAGTCGGTCAACCCGGAGCCGTGGCTCATCTGCTCAAGCCCTGGAGAGAAACCTCATGTTTCCCCATATCAGAAACCACATGTGGATCTGCATGTGAAGCTGGGCGTTGGAAAGGGCCAGCAAACCCCAAGGAAAGAGGAGCAGTCGGTGGCTGCGTCCTTCATACCAGTCAGTCCAGATAAGTCTGGAGTCAAGCTGCCAGTATCAGCTGCACCCCGTCCTACCACTGTGACCCAGGCTGTAGATGCCAGTGGCGACTTCCGAGCTTGTTTCACATCTACGAAGGAGTGTGAAGCCGCCCCGAGCACCACGGACGCCTCCACTGAGATGGACTCTCCCATGTGCCTTGAACAAGACACCCAGACCATACAGCCCTCCACTGCTGAGAAGAGTGTCATCACAGAGGTCTACATAGCAGATCTCGACTACCTGACTAAG GAGTTTTTGAGGCTGAAGTCAGTGGaagaggagctggagctgctgaagGCCAATCAGCTGAAGCCCAACAGGAAATG TGGGTGTGAGAGTGGACAGAGGTTGAAGCATGCAGAGCTGAAGCTGCTGGCTCTGCAGTATGCCATGTGCCAGGAACACTGCTGGAGGAGATACTACACCTCTGGACACGTGGAGGAGAGTAAGCTGCACTG CGCTGGTGAGGTCCCTGGGAGCTTAGCTGAAACTCTGCACGCCCTTGATCAGGATTATAACCAGATGAGGCGGCAGGTGCTGTCAGGGGCCGCTCTGGATGAgttaacccctctctctgtggacaCCCACCGGCTCAACACAGAGGCACGGTACACTCCAGCACAG AAAATGAATGGATGTCTAGAAGACGAGGTTCCGCTTGA ATCAACAGGTGCATCACAAGTGCTTCAAAAAGAAACAGATACAGAAATGGGTTCACTTGGAGTGGATAAAGCAGAAAGGCCAGGCAGAAATATAACATCCAAAAAG GGTGCACTAGGCCAGCCTGGagtgtctctcacacagtcaGGTGGTGTTAAAAGTTCCAAGGTGGTTTCTGTGAAGACCCATAAATCAGACTCGTCCCATGGATCCTACAGACCTG GTGGTCCTAAGGAGCGCGGAAATGTTGAGGCCTGGTATGATGCAGAAGAGGATCTTGGGCCTGCTGGCCGAGGCCTGAAAGAGGAGCGGCTCAGAAAAGTGATAGAAA TGggagatgataatgatgatgatgatggcaggAAGATGAGTTTTAGCTGCCTCCTGTCTATTGCTGACCTCCCTGACGATGTAACGGAG gACGATCTGTTGCTTGTATTTGAGAAATATCATCCGAGGGAAGTTTGCTTCACAATGTCAAGCAAATCCAG GACTGCCAGCGTGACGGTGAGCTCTCCTGAAGATGccgaggcggcagtgcaagacCTCCGCGGCACAATCGTCCACGGACAGTCCATCCAGGTGAGGCGTGCCGGGACACTACCTGCTGCAGGCCCCGAGGGGGACCACGCCTTCAAGAAGCCCGACACCCCCAGACCAGCACCCTCAGGAGACGTGCCCAAGCTTGGCAGTGTGAAGAAGAGCCCTCCATATAACATGTCACCCAAA CCTCTTCGCTGCCGTATAGAAAAGCTGGTGAACGTCAGCGACGTGCCCACAGCCACGGGCACCTACGTGCCACAGCAGCCCCccgccaacaccaccaccatggGCAGCTTCGACACGCTGATGGCTCGGCTGTCGGAGCGCCACCCGGAGCTGGGCCGCCAGAAGATCCTGGAGGCGCTGCTGGAGCTGCGGGCTCAACACCGCGGCTTCCTCAGCGGCCTGCCACTGCGCACCATCGTGGAGATGACCACCGAGCTTCTCACCACCCAGGCCTCGGGCTCAAAGTGA
- the rbm44 gene encoding RNA-binding protein 44 isoform X1, which produces MWFFEPMPQAELIVTGVPWPYIPFYNQYHDGNAIYNSEYPYLSTNVAKKFMLCRSLFDLVNSSYCLDLDDKRLLTWYCNLSNEERDIIREEGGLYQFLLRHPALDVAKKIKTVHVKPQIRRAGVEMSSQLNKSRMPTFYGVSQCKKCGTSCPSGSETCRPCFVPPPVVEERMHLPGPKREPAAIQYVPGNRGFGVWGGNIHSAPGDQVSQDSFQSALDNSHASLASADPRGSTGSQAQHLFKERREGRSSAAVSTSRDTSAQASFSLDVELERHRSQMAQGASPPAYPVHQAEFWTSSVTDNRSYMDLAQEQPPEYYSFNSTRFDQTSAEWMANGSQSAEQASVDSFVAAGGSTENSRTTSSAGLFPSEVSVSCHSCPSECSSLNATADESLRLEPRDEFHSVMEESVNPEPWLICSSPGEKPHVSPYQKPHVDLHVKLGVGKGQQTPRKEEQSVAASFIPVSPDKSGVKLPVSAAPRPTTVTQAVDASGDFRACFTSTKECEAAPSTTDASTEMDSPMCLEQDTQTIQPSTAEKSVITEVYIADLDYLTKEFLRLKSVEEELELLKANQLKPNRKCGCESGQRLKHAELKLLALQYAMCQEHCWRRYYTSGHVEESKLHCAGEVPGSLAETLHALDQDYNQMRRQVLSGAALDELTPLSVDTHRLNTEARYTPAQKMNGCLEDEVPLESTGASQVLQKETDTEMGSLGVDKAERPGRNITSKKGALGQPGVSLTQSGGVKSSKVVSVKTHKSDSSHGSYRPGGPKERGNVEAWYDAEEDLGPAGRGLKEERLRKVIESERNGEMGDDNDDDDGRKMSFSCLLSIADLPDDVTEDDLLLVFEKYHPREVCFTMSSKSRTASVTVSSPEDAEAAVQDLRGTIVHGQSIQVRRAGTLPAAGPEGDHAFKKPDTPRPAPSGDVPKLGSVKKSPPYNMSPKPLRCRIEKLVNVSDVPTATGTYVPQQPPANTTTMGSFDTLMARLSERHPELGRQKILEALLELRAQHRGFLSGLPLRTIVEMTTELLTTQASGSK; this is translated from the exons ATGTGGTTTTTCGAACCGATGCCACAAGCAGAATTAATCGTCACGGGGGTACCGTGGCCGTACATTCCATTTTACAACCAATACCATGATGGCAATG CTATCTACAACTCTGAGTATCCCTACTTGTCCACAAATGTTGCTAAGAAGTTTATGCTCTGCAG GTCCTTGTTTGATTTAGTAAACTCTTCATATTGCCTGGATCTAGATGACAAGAGGTTGTTGACGTGGTACTGCAATCTATCAAATGAGGAGAGGGATATAATCCGGG AAGAGGGAGGTCTTTATCAGTTTCTTCTGAGGCATCCTGCTCTTGATGTAGCTAAGAAGATAAAAACAGTCCATGTGAAGC CACAGATAAGGAGAGCTGGGGTGGAAATGTCTTCACAATTGAACAA ATCCAGAATGCCAACATTTTATGGAGTATCTCAGTGTAAGAAGTGTGGAACAAGTTGTCCCTCAGGTTCTGAAACATGCAGACCCTGTTTTGTTCCTCCACCAGTGGTCGAGGAGAGGATGCATTTACCAG GCCCAAAGAGGGAGCCTGCTGCAATACAATATGTGCCAGGCAACAGGGGCTTTGGGGTCTGGGGTGGCAACATCCATAGTGCTCCTGGTGACCAAGTGTCTCAGGACAGCTTCCAGTCCGCTTTGGACAACAGCCATGCCTCGCTTGCCTCTGCCGATCCGAGAGGAAGCACAGGCTCCCAGGCGCAGCATCTCTTCAAGGAGCGGCGAGAGGGACGGAGCAGCGCAGCCGTCAGCACATCCAGAGACACGTCGGCGCAGGCCAGCTTCTCCCTGGACGTGGAGCTGGAGCGGCACAGGTCGCAGATGGCCCAGGGCGCTTCCCCTCCAGCCTACCCCGTCCACCAAGCGGAGTTCTGGACGAGTTCTGTGACGGACAACAGGAGCTATATGGACCTTGCGCAGGAGCAGCCCCCGGAGTACTACAGCTTCAACAGCACCAGGTTTGACCAAACGTCAGCCGAGTGGATGGCAAACGGCAGCCAGTCTGCCGAGCAGGCTAGTGTGGACTCGTTCGTGGCCGCAGGGGGCAGCACAGAGAATAGCCGGACGACATCCAGCGCTGGGTTGTTCCCTTCTGAAGTCTCAGTGTCCTGCCACAGCTGCCCCTCAGAGTGCTCCAGCCTGAACGCCACTGCCGACGAGAGCCTGCGGCTCGAGCCCAGAGACGAGTTTCATAGCGTCATGGAGGAGTCGGTCAACCCGGAGCCGTGGCTCATCTGCTCAAGCCCTGGAGAGAAACCTCATGTTTCCCCATATCAGAAACCACATGTGGATCTGCATGTGAAGCTGGGCGTTGGAAAGGGCCAGCAAACCCCAAGGAAAGAGGAGCAGTCGGTGGCTGCGTCCTTCATACCAGTCAGTCCAGATAAGTCTGGAGTCAAGCTGCCAGTATCAGCTGCACCCCGTCCTACCACTGTGACCCAGGCTGTAGATGCCAGTGGCGACTTCCGAGCTTGTTTCACATCTACGAAGGAGTGTGAAGCCGCCCCGAGCACCACGGACGCCTCCACTGAGATGGACTCTCCCATGTGCCTTGAACAAGACACCCAGACCATACAGCCCTCCACTGCTGAGAAGAGTGTCATCACAGAGGTCTACATAGCAGATCTCGACTACCTGACTAAG GAGTTTTTGAGGCTGAAGTCAGTGGaagaggagctggagctgctgaagGCCAATCAGCTGAAGCCCAACAGGAAATG TGGGTGTGAGAGTGGACAGAGGTTGAAGCATGCAGAGCTGAAGCTGCTGGCTCTGCAGTATGCCATGTGCCAGGAACACTGCTGGAGGAGATACTACACCTCTGGACACGTGGAGGAGAGTAAGCTGCACTG CGCTGGTGAGGTCCCTGGGAGCTTAGCTGAAACTCTGCACGCCCTTGATCAGGATTATAACCAGATGAGGCGGCAGGTGCTGTCAGGGGCCGCTCTGGATGAgttaacccctctctctgtggacaCCCACCGGCTCAACACAGAGGCACGGTACACTCCAGCACAG AAAATGAATGGATGTCTAGAAGACGAGGTTCCGCTTGA ATCAACAGGTGCATCACAAGTGCTTCAAAAAGAAACAGATACAGAAATGGGTTCACTTGGAGTGGATAAAGCAGAAAGGCCAGGCAGAAATATAACATCCAAAAAG GGTGCACTAGGCCAGCCTGGagtgtctctcacacagtcaGGTGGTGTTAAAAGTTCCAAGGTGGTTTCTGTGAAGACCCATAAATCAGACTCGTCCCATGGATCCTACAGACCTG GTGGTCCTAAGGAGCGCGGAAATGTTGAGGCCTGGTATGATGCAGAAGAGGATCTTGGGCCTGCTGGCCGAGGCCTGAAAGAGGAGCGGCTCAGAAAAGTGATAGAAAGTGAGAGGAACGGGGAAA TGggagatgataatgatgatgatgatggcaggAAGATGAGTTTTAGCTGCCTCCTGTCTATTGCTGACCTCCCTGACGATGTAACGGAG gACGATCTGTTGCTTGTATTTGAGAAATATCATCCGAGGGAAGTTTGCTTCACAATGTCAAGCAAATCCAG GACTGCCAGCGTGACGGTGAGCTCTCCTGAAGATGccgaggcggcagtgcaagacCTCCGCGGCACAATCGTCCACGGACAGTCCATCCAGGTGAGGCGTGCCGGGACACTACCTGCTGCAGGCCCCGAGGGGGACCACGCCTTCAAGAAGCCCGACACCCCCAGACCAGCACCCTCAGGAGACGTGCCCAAGCTTGGCAGTGTGAAGAAGAGCCCTCCATATAACATGTCACCCAAA CCTCTTCGCTGCCGTATAGAAAAGCTGGTGAACGTCAGCGACGTGCCCACAGCCACGGGCACCTACGTGCCACAGCAGCCCCccgccaacaccaccaccatggGCAGCTTCGACACGCTGATGGCTCGGCTGTCGGAGCGCCACCCGGAGCTGGGCCGCCAGAAGATCCTGGAGGCGCTGCTGGAGCTGCGGGCTCAACACCGCGGCTTCCTCAGCGGCCTGCCACTGCGCACCATCGTGGAGATGACCACCGAGCTTCTCACCACCCAGGCCTCGGGCTCAAAGTGA